In Takifugu flavidus isolate HTHZ2018 chromosome 1, ASM371156v2, whole genome shotgun sequence, the DNA window TTTGTGGTGGACGCCGTACTGCGGTTGATGAAATTACCAAAAGGCTACATGTGTAGCATAAGAGGATGCCTTCGCATGTCAGAGGCTTTCGTAGCCTGTATCATCATCACTGCGACCATTGACCACTTAGTGATGGCTGAATGGCACTTCCGCCCTTTCGCATTGATCCTCTGCGTCCTTCTGTTTCTTGGATGCCTCCTCGTCACGGTGGCCATCATCGTTCTCAACCTGCTCTCGCTGCTGCAGTGTCTGCTCTCATTTGCCCTGAAATTGATGGAGTTTGTGTTCAACATTGTGGCGGTCTTGTCATACCTGCTCGCCATCATTCTCTGGTGTGTCTTCGCTTACATACACAATGGGTACAGTCCTTATATCTGTCACAGCTGTTATTATGCAGACGTGCACACTGTTGCCATAGGAGCTATTCTCAATCTAATACTTTACGCTATCGACCtcattttaacctttaaagCTCGCTAGTTGATGTTAGCGAGATTTGATGATGAGGATATAAAGAATGACAATTGTACATTGTGTACTCTGCAGTAAAATTAACCTCATGATAAcatgtctttttattttggcAAATTCTTTTATCAATCCAAACTGAACAATGATTATAAAATAAGTCACAAAAAGCTGAGTCTGAGTGGATGTTGCATTTAATGTCTTTAGCATTTGAGTATTGCTACAAAGTTTTACGGCTTCTGCTAATAGTCCAGATGGTGTTAATATATTCAAATCTGACAGCTCGGGCAGTTGGGCCATAAAAAGGAGATAGTGAAAATGAACGGCGAAGGTAATATTTAACAGCAGCGCTGAACACTTGGCGTGGAATTTTCAAACATTTGCAAAGTGAAAAAGAACCATCTCCTTCAgagctcctctggctcctcaaACTCAACAGTCTCCCGAAGACCCTGGAAGCAGAAGTAGTGCGAGTTGGAGTAGACGGGAGGCT includes these proteins:
- the LOC130535554 gene encoding myeloid-associated differentiation marker-like protein 2, which translates into the protein MCGPFKGIHGILRLLEIIFSTLALIIVLFRGWMVSPWGVWCEFVWFFCITVAVVLTVMEAMSWNVLLAAFLPDWADLTCGLTTVCAVTIISATIIFGIVFICSTCFGNILCLIFSLVATIVFVVDAVLRLMKLPKGYMCSIRGCLRMSEAFVACIIITATIDHLVMAEWHFRPFALILCVLLFLGCLLVTVAIIVLNLLSLLQCLLSFALKLMEFVFNIVAVLSYLLAIILWCVFAYIHNGYSPYICHSCYYADVHTVAIGAILNLILYAIDLILTFKAR